A part of Aegilops tauschii subsp. strangulata cultivar AL8/78 chromosome 2, Aet v6.0, whole genome shotgun sequence genomic DNA contains:
- the LOC109763123 gene encoding PHD finger protein ALFIN-LIKE 2-like has protein sequence METAAAPVSPAPRTVEDIFKDFSNRRSALVRALTVDVEDFYRYCDQEKENSCLYGHPNGSWEVALPAEEVPPEMPEPALGINFARDGMHRRDWLSLVAVHSDSWLLSVAFFFGARLNANERYGSAPGSTFFEK, from the exons ATGGAGACTGCCGCTGCCCCCGTCTCCCCTGCTCCCCGCACAGTCGAGGACATCTTTAAGGACTTTTCCAACCGCCGCAGTGCACTCGTCCGCGCTCTCACCGTCG ATGTGGAAGACTTCTACAGGTACTGCGACCAAG AGAAGGAGAATTCGTGTCTATACGGACACCCCAACGGTAGTTGGGAGGTCGCGCTGCCGGCGGAGGAGGTGCCGCCGGAGATGCCGGAGCCGGCGCTAGGGATCAACTTCGCCAGGGATGGGATGCATCGCCGCGACTGGCTCTCCCTCGTCGCCGTCCACTCGGACTCGTGGCTGCTCTCCGTTGCCTTCTTCTTTGGCGCGCGTCTCAATGCAAACGAGAGGTACGGTTCTGCCCCAGGctcaacattttttgaaaaatag